The sequence below is a genomic window from Ipomoea triloba cultivar NCNSP0323 chromosome 2, ASM357664v1.
aattttCTTAAGTCgcacaataataaaatttcaatcACACACCACATTAACAATAACCAGTTTAGAATTTATTGAATATGCCCTCAACTTGTTATTATATCCATAAAGTACAAATGTTATgtcttgttttgttttgatttttttttaaaataataataagtacaaATGGTGGATTATTTTCTCCCTTCCATATTGTAATCATACTGAGCAGTGCAATTGGTGGATTGGGTGTGCACTGGTACAACAACCCAACCTAAATTGTAGCCTTgatcaaaattttatttgatttgagCATAATTTCAACTTCATCTTTGAAGTTCCTATGTGTACCCAAGATTTTCGCTGGTTTGAATATTTAAGGTTACTCAGTACCCAATTTTAACTTCTACACAATCTTCTGTTATTTCAACTATTACCCTGAAATATCACTAGTCCTAAAGTTAAGAAAATGAGCCTCAAGCCTTAGTTGGATTGCAAAAATCTTGAGATTAACGCTCTTGAACCTCAAGAGGAGCAAATAGCTTTTTTGTTTGTATCAAAGTATGAACAGCAACATCAGCAACTCATGGTGTGCTTAGAagaatgaaattgcaattcctgtAAACTGCAATTTCTAGGATCCCCTACGAATTGTAATTTCCCAGGTTGTGGAAATAGAATTCTatagtaaattattattattattattattattattattatataatgcgtattttagtctttattcacTTCTTCTCTTTCAATTTCCAACAAATCTATTCCTGCCTACAAAGCAATTTTTTTCTtacagaattgcaattcatttccCCCAATTTTCTCTTTGCAACCAAATGTCGCCTGTCAAGGTTGATGGAAGTCAGCAACAAACATCTCAGCACAAGGATTAGAAAGTCTTATCTTCTTGAAGTTTGTTAGAAGcggttattttattttgtaataacataGCATGTATATAAAGACCAGTTTACTCTGAGCTATTCAATTCTTTTTTGCTCTCTGcaaatatcttcttcttcacattCAATTATGTCCATTGTCCAGTGCTTTTCCTTTTGAGTTCTGATAatttctgaaaattttaatcTTCGTTATTTAAAAGTTGTTGTGATTTGTTTTAGTTGATGTTATTTATCATGTAATGTAATTGTCCAAAACTAAGGATGCTAATGGGGTAGGAAGGAAGCATACTTCGTTAATACATTACAACTCAAGAAcaaaaatacacacaaaaaataaaagtaactACAAGTTTATAAATACGAGCATAGTTTATAAAAAAGAGTTATTGCCATTTTTCTCCTCTAACTATTAATCATTTCTCACATGAtctttaactattaattttgccATACTTTTTATCACTTTTAACTTTTGTTATCACTTTTAGTCCTGCCAGTCAAATCTCCAGCAATCACTTAGCTTAAAAAACGTAAATTTTGTCATTCGGCATTGTTAGTTATAGTATAATGAAAAATTTGTCATTTGGGGCAGATTATAGTTATAGTgttatgtattttgtatttgaatggATGATTTTTCCTTGTAAGTTGTAAGGACCACATATGagagaaaatttacatttttcagCAACTAGTTACCATAGATTTGGTTAGCAAAGATCAAATGTGACAACAAAAACATACTTGTGCACCAAATATGGTAAAATGTGAGAAATGAATAATAGTTATAGTTGACAGACTAAAATGATGACAactctttataaaattttactCCCCATTATAGTAACCTGTGGAGAGCGGATATAATTGGCATCATATCCCCACCCACACCTATGTGGTCAAGTGACACCAACTAATaactttaaataatttcaataacTAACCCTTAGATGTAATATAATTAGATGATGCATAAATTTAGTGCATCAATTAGTAATGTTGCACTAACTGTATTACATTAAGAAACAAAAGTTAACGAGGTGAATAGATGTAAatatgaaacaaaagaaaaagagttaAAGAAAAACACAAGGTGGAATAGATATGAATATGAAACAGAAGGGAGTTCATAAGTGATTGTTAGAAATCTCAAGAGCTCTAGGTGAAATTATGGCTTTCGTTTTGCAAATCCTACTATTGTGCTTGGTATCAAGTATCCAACACAGATGTAATCAATTTGGCATACGAATCAGGCGTCAAAGCAAGACGTTTTAAGTTCAAATATCACTCTATTGTTGTTAAGCAGCTTTCTAAGGCTAAGATAGACTGAATTAAATTCACCAAGTATAAGGAATAAGCACAAGCACTACTGTTGTTAAGAGAATGATCCCCTACTCAATTATCATTTAGACTTGTGTGTTGAATATTCTATCAATATACTGAAATATGTGTGTGTAagtatatagatagatagataatgCTGTGAGAAGTTAAGAGAAAAGTAATGTTGTACATGCCTGCTTGAGTATACGAGGTATTGAGATACCTCTACCTGCTACAATCCTAAATCTCCTTGCTTTTCAAGAATCTGAGATGGCCACGCATCGGCTAGAGTCGGATATCTAGGAAGGGGTTTGCTCACGGGAGGTGGCATAGGGGCAGGTTGTGCAGCACCGGGGAGCGGGTATACTTGGGGGACAACATATACCGGATTTGTAATTTGAAATGCAGTTTCTGAAGTACTTGGTTGCTGACATTCAGGGGGAGCTAGATTCAGATCGAGACTCAACTCCACTCTTCTCTCCTTGATCTCACTTTGCAGCTTGCCAATTTGATCCACCAAAGCACAATTCTCGTCTTGCAGCTCTGTTTTCTCCATGCTCACCTGCACAGAAATGAAATGTTATGTTAGGGCCATGTGACAAAGATGTTGAAAATTGCTTTTTGGAAATGAAAAAAGCATACGGTTACGAGTCTATGGTAAAAGACATACATATTGTGACTCAGACAACAGAGTTGCATTTCCTCTTCGGAGCTGCTCAATCTGCGCTAATAATTCCTTTACACTTTGAATGGCTCCGTTCAATATCGAGGCCTTTCCGTTGATTTGTTCAGGCATTTCTGCAGCAACAAAGGCCTAAagttttatattcattttacAGCTTAAACCTAAGAAAGTTGTATAAATGCACCAGAGAATGGAGAACATCAAATGACTTGAGCAAAAAACAAGATGCTAGCCCGCACGGATTTAGCTCACTGGTTCAGTAGATAGTATTTAGGAAAAGAGATCAAGGTTCGAAACTCGGAAGGACAGTGTGGGCATTATGCCCAAAGTGGACAGATCCCTTGTGCGCACCAGCATTGTGGGCATTATGCCCAAAGTGGGCAGATCCCTTGTGCACACCGGCATTTAGTGCTAGAGACCGAGGTTCAAAGCTCAAGTGACAGTGTGGGCATTATGCCCAAAGTGGACAGATCTTTGTGTGCACCGACAATTGGCCTGGCTTGGAAGGTTTGAAACCCAACAGTGACAGTGTGGGCATTATGTCTAACGCGGACAAATCCTTGTATGCACGGGCATTTGGCCTTATGTACTAAGGCTACCGTGATTTGCATCCTCAGGTGCTCTGTTGGACCGGGGTGTGAGAGCTCTTGGCGTGGGAGATTGAATCTTTTGGGAGAAGTAAAAAGACCATGCTAGAAAATTTCAagcataattaaacaaaaagagGGATTTAGAATAGGATAATACCTAAAGCATTAGCCAAGGAAAGAAAGAGGTCATTTAAATGCTCACGCTTCATCTTCTCTCTCTCAGCTTTGTGAACTCTTTTAGGCACTTTCCCCTTACTCTTCTTGTCAATGCCAAGCCCAGATCTGCAGAGTCACAGCTTTTAGAACATCTCAAAGGACTACATAAATGACCAAAAAAACAAATGCTCTGATCAAAATCCAATACAATTACAGATCCAAGCAGCGCAACAACCAGTGATCAGAATCATATCgaaatatataatgaaaattttcaaaaagttCCACTGATTGACACGAAAAATCAATAATTTCAACCACGAATCACTGTTTAGGCACTAACCCATTTGGTGATGGCGCAGCAGGAGTGGTGCCCTTTTCAACTGCAGGTGCCGCCAGTCTTTCAGACTCCATGTTTCAACTTCCAATGCGATGGATTCAACTATCCAAAAGCCTCAACTAACcccataaattaataaaaacaaaaatcttcGTCAAAACTGGGTATCATCAGCTCAGTAATCAACAAGCAGCAAGATTGAATCTCGGTAAAGATTATAGAGCTAGAAAACACCACAAATCCATATAATTATACACATCAAAAGCACGGCTATGAAGAGAATCGAAAATCGAGAATCCGAAACGCGAATTGCAGGTCAAAACTCGATGTAATAACAAGAAAATGACACAgaagtagctacaacaaaaaaatattccATGAAACTGAATCGGAATAGATACCTGGTGagttgtaatttttgtgtttgaGAAATTGCGTTTGAGGAAGAAGAATTGCAATTGCGAGGGAGTGGGGGGTGGGGTATATGGGGCGTGTGGCGACCACCTACCGTGAGAGAAAGCAAAGGGTGGGACGAGTTGAACAGTGTGACGCGCACGTGGACGCCTTGTGCTCTTGCTTCCGACTCAAATTTGCATTATCCcaaaaatcaaaacataatgGACTATGACGttcactatatattttttattacaaaatttaaaaaatattatcattcttttattttcttctctcggaggttgaatctccaactccAAAGACAGACACGCAAGTTGGTGCATACTGCGTACAAATGATTTGTCCATTTTAGACGAAATTCTCACATTGTCATTACcgaattttaatttcttctctcAAATACTACCTACTGAATCAATAAATTAATCCCGTACAAGCTttgatccattttttttttaaattggatgATTGATGCACTTCATATGAGTAGAAGTTAACAATTagagtaaagaaaataaaaactataaactcattttttaatagtattgactctattacaatattgTATAcgcccacatatatatatatatatatatatatatatatatatatatatatatatatacatattgaagcacaaataattttttatttttaaaaaattgattatagAAACAACTCTTTatcaagtaattaaaaaaaattacatttttactcatCGAATAGTGgttcaattttatatttgttgtgCTTCTAGTCTATGATGTTGTATTATACATGGAATTGTTTTCTACTTCAGTCGCTAGTGTTGATAATATCATATAAGTTTATtgacgaaaaaaaaaacttaattttttttgtgttttgtgataattatattcaaacaTTTAACCAACCTTGGTATTTTATGACAATTATAGTAACTAACCTTAAAAATAattcagttcttttggttaaAGTATAAATTGGTAGTTATAATATTTGAGCATGTTTTTATAGGTgtaaaatatttgtaaaatagtttaattagttgtatatagtatatatttttatacattatatttttttaaaatgatgttatgttgcaaattttttttatatataatttgtgtgcAATCTCAAAATTCGGgttagttttgaatttttttttcttcgatttaaaattataaatattacagaATGTAAATGTTTGATGTTGATtagtcaaattttaaaagttgtaataTAATTGTTATGCATAATTGTATTTAAatgtttgatttttctttttttcattaattttttttgagaatttttttcattaagttttaaatctttaattttctttcagctaataaatttatcatttataatCAAGTATGTTGTATATGATTATACTTAACATTACTGATACAAATCCTAACAATCTAGACAAAAGGTTCTATGAGACCGGATTCtcatccgtgagacgggttgaatttttcataagtattacatttttcctcataagTAACTATTTGAtccctaatattacattttgatttaaggGTCCGGtttgaaaacccaaaaaattacttccgaaagtcattttccatatcTTTTCGTGTTTgggtattcaaagaaaatattcattttgatcAATGGGAAAAAAGCACAATTTGACGGAAAATGTCTTCTAAGATTTTTTAGTAGGAAAGAAATTTTCTAGATTATTATTTTCCCGTATTTATCTACTCTCTCATATCTTTTTCTCAACAAcatgtgacctctcacttgggagagTCATAGCTATGCCTCTTGACCACTAAAGTTtccagattattattattattattattattattattattattattattattattatgttcatttttaagaaaatgaaccaaacaaaaaataatataatctcTTAACTATtagctaaacaaaaaaaaaagaaaaaaaaagagataattttCTGACCTTcagtacaaattaaaaaattaaattatttttagaaaatcacTTTACGAATaaagattcgtgagacggtctcacccaacaatataaattatataatattaacaaaatatgataTTGTAAGTGTACAAGACATTATGAGCACCATAAAAAATGCAACGTATTGTCATCCTTACCAAAAACgtatgaaaagaaaatataaagagCATGTGGATTATATGGTACGTATGCAAGAAGCTTGTGGCATTCACATGCTTAACACACGCTTCCCACTCGAGTAATCATCTCCCAAAGAGTCAAAGCAAGAAACAGACCGCTTTGCCTTTGGCAATATCTTAGAAAGTTTTATATACCCaaaaaaacaactaataatataaaaaaaaaatttaattttagtttttaattattgtgaaaattttatatttaatttttaattataaatttaaccAAATTAAGCCCTATGACATTTTTACATTTACTCATCTATTTAtttagtaataaaataaaatatttacgataaaattaatttatactaatttattaatattatatccATTTGAATTGTCATTAGTTGTAAATTATAGATATtatttacggagtatatttaatatttattgtaattttttattgagtttagatattattttttatcatatTAGAAATTAAATACTAGTAAATAAATTCGTAACAACTTTATCAAATAACTAGATAATATCTactgataatctatatctaaaaacataataagtctcaatcaaagttatatccttgatttatgtccctctttttggatgctaataaatgtgtacattttactttaaatgttgtacatttcaatgttattagacacaattgtccctactacattcttgttatacaaaactaaccttacaccgttacttttaactccatcattattaccatacacctatatctatcatatctttttcctattctttaattgtcactttattaaaattattatataattaatttaatggttgattatattttaattaaatttctatgaatggtaaatcatatatgtgtgtataaaatacatatattatttgtgtatatataatttgaattatacattttacttatttgtatttattaatattttaatattgggcataagttttcgGACATCGcacgtacaaaatactagtcaACCTAATATATAGCAATGCCAATTGATAGCaatgttgattaattaaaatacgATGACATTTGtgtaatattaaaatgattttaaaaaaaatacctaaTTGTACTTGGtactaataaaatttattttcaataatattagATGTAATCATTATACTTAGGGATAACCCCAATTGATTTGGTATAAGGTTTCTAGTTCAACTTTATACGAGAACTACCTAGTGGCCATATTAGTTCGGATAGAGGTTGCGAAGAGTTCCAATGAGGAGATTTTAGTAATGCTATTTGATTTCATCTTGGTTGTAAATTACCTCAATAACAAGAGCTTGCTTGATTTTACTTGTCAAATTATTGCTATTTCTTATGTATCTACTAGTTATAAAGCATACATTGAGCTATTAAATTAATGTccaacacaaaaattaaaagcatatacttggtatattttttaaatatcaaagttaattaatatcaaataaaaatggTTATTTTCAATGTaatcaaaataagtatttttaacttattattaggtatgcataaatgcactaCACAGTGATAAGAAATGCACCAgaatgaaatgcacaaatgcaccacatatatataaaaaaaaaatgcgccACACTTAATGATGTATTTCTGAACACATAGTGATGCATACCTAATAGTGAGTGACCACATGGACAAGcgggaacatatatatatttatatttatatatatatatgaaaaagaaTCATTGGgttatttataaaacaaaagatATTTCTCTAGTTAATTATAGTATCATCTTTTTGTATGCCATCACTTGTACGAAGAATATTTAAAACTTACTCCGTATAATAAAGTGATTTTATGCTACTAGTGTTTGATCATTCATCTCTCTCATTACACCcagataattattttaataacatacggagtactttttttgaaaaacattttaataacaTACTTTTTTACAATGGTGGAAGTGAGTGGAACAAAATTATATCCCATGAAAGTTTTTTCTcagcatatatgatatatgtaggCATGTAGCCCTTCACGAGTTCCGGATTGAGCTCTAAAAACACAGTATTTTTGCACAAATTACCACCTGGAACATTCAATTCCATTGCTTCAAGCTTTCATGAGCTTCAATCTTGATATGCATAACTCCATATGTGCTTCAGAACTGGTTATTGGTGTAgcagtatatacatacatatatatgcacacGCAAACTATAATCTCAGTACGACATAATTGTAGAGATAACGAGGATGCATATCTGTCGGGGGGAAAACTCCTGCTTGTTGAAACGCAAATACCATCAGGCTTTTGAACAACCTAGTTTAAACTTGCGAATCGTCATACTTCCATCAAGCGCAAGCGCCAGCAAATCATGCTCTTCTACATACCAGAGCTCAGTGATTGTCGCCTAAAAAGCTCAAGGTTGAAttaaatgtataaataaattgataaaaagGTATGAGGACTGTTTCTAACTTTCTTGAAGAAAAGTTCCATGCTTGGTCATTGCCAAAGTTAACATCAGTTGTCTATTTCAGGCAAAATCAGTTTTAACCttgaaaacataatataaaGGGGTGCATCAAAACCGTTGATACACAAAGGTTTATAGGAGGAATACCTTAAATCCACGAATTTGGCTGTTTAATCTAGTTACAAGCTCATGGAAAAATTCGAGCACAGAGAGATTTTTTGCTTCCTGCAGAATATAATgtcaaaaaaaagtaaaaaatgacAATCTCAGAACAATTAAAATCCCCCATTCTGCATGGCATCAAGTGGTTCAATCAAAACTTTAGAAACAATAATATTGCTTGGACTATAATGATGGTGATGAATCAGGGCAGTTCATATTAAGACTGTGCAAAGCAATTAGTAATACAAACTAGAAAACCCacatttatgttattttaattaacaaatatacTCCACAGGGAAATcacaaagttaaaaattttagttgGAGTGCTAATTCAAAATTTAGGGACACAGTTGATCGGGAAAATTTGTTTTCGGGACACTTGATCAGTAAGtattttccttcataatcttAGAAATTGCAAATACCCATCTTCCAGGGTAGTGATATCTACAAGTGTCCTTCTAGCATGTTTGTATTATAACTAAGAGCAGATGAATTCAAATACAATGCTGCATTATTTCCCcaattttatgattttacaGATACATTGTAACTGAGATAAAGCCACAAGTTGGTAGCTGGTAAATCATATTAGCAGCACCATGAGGTAAAAAACAAATGGAGAGAAAATTTCATGCTGCAGATAACTACCTCAGGCAAATTAGTAGGAGGACCCAAAAGCCTTGCAAATGATGTGTGAAGAATAGCAGCATCGTACTGTTGCAAAAACAATGACAATTATATGCATGTTAAATTCTAGGAAGCACATAGTTTTCTTGATcattcatttaaaaaagaaaaggaaaaggagacAAATAAGGCATCAAACCACACGCAGAAATGCAACTAGGCCACTGAACTAAAAAGACGTGCAATTGAGCCTTTGAACAAGTAAAACTCATGCAATTATACCATTATTATGGCAGGTTCTTCAAGTTAATTTGTTTGTGGCATTTctatccttatatatatatatatatatatatattaaaaaattattatccatgtcaacatttttatttcttcattaccaacaaaattaatgtttaaaacaatattctTAACATATCATAAactttgaacaataattttaattttctttttcacaaattaacataaatattaataagaatattgttttaaacattaatcttattgataatgaataaataaaaatgttgatCTAAATAAAAATggatgttaaaatattttaaaaatgataaaaatgcaGCATAAGCGAATTAACTGGCAATTAACCTGAATAACCGGTCATAATGGTataattgcatgattttaaCTTATTCAGTGGTTGAATtgcacttttttattttttcagttaaGGGAGCCTATTTGTATTTCTGTGTGTAGCTCAATGaattatttgacccttttgccaaattaaataaaaaaataaaaaaattgaccaGTTAAGCAGGTTATACCATTCCGCTGACATTTATCTGCTAACAACCAATATCTAAAGTAAGCCAATGGTTGCCAAGCACAGTTGGAGGTATGCTTGATAAATGGATGGCATGATAAAATCTCGTTTTATAacataaaagtctaaattgtgaaaatatattttatcaagTTGAAAGTAATAGCCCAGTCttaatggaaaagaaaaattactgAGGAGTGAAGACACAACATTTATAATCGCTATGCAGTATTTACTGGGACCGCTTATTAAGGTTcgtcaaattacattatttgatgcTGCTCATGGATAGTGTGTATAACGTTAGCTTCTATAGAGTAATAAGGAATTAAGTGCTTATGTAGCACTTACAAATTGCTTCTCTGGTGCATGGGGAAGAGCACTTCTCAGCTTCTCACGTATAGTTACAGGATCGGTACCAGAGACAACCTGTAACAAAAtgcattgaaaaatattttgttatctCATGAACCATTAAATCTTACTTCTCTACACAATTGCTATCACCAAACTGGAAAATCATGTATACCAATTTGTCCTGTACAACTCACTTAAGCCAGCACATAGCCTCAAATTGCATTACTGACTATTGAAgaacacaaaaagaaaaagcaacTTAAGCAGCCTCAAATCGTGAAGTCAGAAAATGAAatgagccaaaaaaaaaaaaaaacggcggGGAGGTTAATAAAGAATTAAGGTGACTTTACATAGACTGAGATAGGATTTATTGTTTAACTAGAGATATTCAATATGCTAGTCTTTTAGCTTGTCTCAGTGGAGGAGACAAATTTAACTGTAGCTTCTATAGATTTTTGGATAATCTACCTCTGACATAACAGTCATCACAATCAGCATGTAATATGTCTAGCAATAAAAACCTGCCATCTCCAACTACCAAATCAGAAATATCAAGAGACCCCAAGGTGGCACCCCACAGAAACGGTagaaaaatcacttttacaatGGGTTGCTATTGAAGTTTCCACTGAAAGTAAATGGACTAGATGATATGTTCAAAGacataaaaaatgttgaaaaataCCCACCAAAGATTGAGACATACAACAGAGAGACACATAGGCAGGCATGCATTCAGACAGAGAAATAGTCTTAACAAGCCTAGAGCAAGGATCAAATCCTCAAATGAATATTCCTTAAGAATTAGGCCCTTAAATGTGCATCACTGAGGCACCTTTTTATGAAGGTCCTCTAAATTATGAAACTGAAAgggaaacaaaataaaagactTGAGGGCAAGGACATTCGGCAGCAATGATATTTGCCTTTCAAGAATATAAAGTGCAACTTTTCATTAACTTCAAATAATTAGCTTTCATGGAAGAAAAGAATTTCATAAAAAGACCTGCCAGCAGCCAATAAGTACACCAGTTGAGGTGAGAACCACCCTGTCTAGAACAACATCTAATGGACAGCTGGCCTTTGCAACTGCTTCAACAGAATCTGCTTCAGCTTCAATCTGAGAGACCATGAGGGGCATAGTGCTATAAAAACAATGTATCAAAGAGATGAAAGGAAATAAAGGCATCAGATCCATAAGCATATCTACCTCTGCTTCTGAGGCAGGGACCGGTGCAACATGGTGTGAGGCATGAAACATGCTACAGTGGTATATACTGGAGTTCTGAAACCAAATTGCtaagaagaaaacaaataagCATCACAACATGTGAAAAAGAGATGCAGTAtgtaaaaatttatttcttcaaCTAAGTATAAAAGCTAATTGCctcaatatacatacatacaaacagatatatacatatacatgcatacatataaatacacacacacacacacacacacacatatagagaGAGATGTTAGAAGGTTGTTAGGAATAAACTCTCAGCTACtcattttgaaattcaaatgaGTGGTTGAGCCGTTGAGTCCTGCTGTTAGAATGTATATATAGGCTTCTTGTATAGGTTGTAGTGCATCAGTTTATACACACTCAATACACTATATACTCGTAGTccacatggtatcagagcgagaCTGAGGTGAGTGGGTAGTGGGCTTTAGTCGAAGTAAGGAGGAGACGCCATCCGAAGAAGCATAGCAGCCACCGGAGTCTCCACGTGCCGCGCAGTCTAGGGGCTTTGACGCCACGTGCCGGCGCGTGTGCATTGTTCTGGTCAAGGCTGGTACCGGCAGGCTCATCTCGGTAAGCCGAGTAGGTCTGAAGTAGTTGTGTAATAAGGTATTGTAGCGATTTCCTTTGTTTTACCGAAATACTATGGCAAAAGTTAGGACCATTACTGAGGTGTCAACCCCATCTAAATTGATTGATGTGTAGTTGGCACCAGATGGATCCAATTTTGGCAAATGgaagtttttagttgagattaaCTTGGGAGGTATGGGTAAAGACGGACATTTAACTGAAACGTGTCCAGTAgaacctactgaagcccaagAATGGAAGAAAGACAATAAAGTCCTATTATCACGTATACTAAACTGCATTgattggaaaataattttatccATGCAACATTGTAGAACTATGGAGGTATGAGAATTAGTAAATAAATGGTTTAGCCAGGCAAACAATTTGAGAAAGTTGAATAAGTTGTTTCAGGATGTTCATCGCCCATCTCAAAAAGGGCGAGACATCAGGGACTATTATTATGACTTCAAAAGTGCGAGTGAGGCATTGTGTATTGCTATGCCGATTATGAATGATGTGgataaaatgaaaaagcaaCGTGATCAGTTGCATGTCTTTAGTTGGATTTCTGGGTTCGATAAGGAGTATGATGTTATGAAATCCCAGTTGCTCGGGAATAAGGAATTGAGTCAATAGACCAAGTTTTCGCTATGGttcaaaatatatcaagtaATCCTAATACT
It includes:
- the LOC116008978 gene encoding transcription factor bHLH47-like — encoded protein: MESERLAAPAVEKGTTPAAPSPNGSGLGIDKKSKGKVPKRVHKAEREKMKREHLNDLFLSLANALEMPEQINGKASILNGAIQSVKELLAQIEQLRRGNATLLSESQYVSMEKTELQDENCALVDQIGKLQSEIKERRVELSLDLNLAPPECQQPSTSETAFQITNPVYVVPQVYPLPGAAQPAPMPPPVSKPLPRYPTLADAWPSQILEKQGDLGL
- the LOC116011145 gene encoding uncharacterized protein LOC116011145 isoform X1, producing MARVRNWCSRSRHSIFIWFVCALTFCTLFNMTLRNSSEWSISNSEKRLRLYDKMERDLEEHGASFLKHGETSQSLALSDLFTLKDGIVTPVLKAANPSVRANVLHLSTDYSVPIAVAVRSMFSPYFERAIWFQNSSIYHCSMFHASHHVAPVPASEAEIEAEADSVEAVAKASCPLDVVLDRVVLTSTGVLIGCWQVVSGTDPVTIREKLRSALPHAPEKQFYDAAILHTSFARLLGPPTNLPEEAKNLSVLEFFHELVTRLNSQIRGFKATITELWYVEEHDLLALALDGSMTIRKFKLGCSKA
- the LOC116011145 gene encoding uncharacterized protein LOC116011145 isoform X3, producing the protein MSNQMVTEWSISNSEKRLRLYDKMERDLEEHGASFLKHGETSQSLALSDLFTLKDGIVTPVLKAANPSVRANVLHLSTDYSVPIAVAVRSMFSPYFERAIWFQNSSIYHCSMFHASHHVAPVPASEAEIEAEADSVEAVAKASCPLDVVLDRVVLTSTGVLIGCWQVVSGTDPVTIREKLRSALPHAPEKQFYDAAILHTSFARLLGPPTNLPEEAKNLSVLEFFHELVTRLNSQIRGFKATITELWYVEEHDLLALALDGSMTIRKFKLGCSKA
- the LOC116011145 gene encoding uncharacterized protein LOC116011145 isoform X2, whose amino-acid sequence is MARVRNWCSRSRHSIFIWFVCALTFCTLFNMTLRNSSEWSISNSEKRLRLYDKMERDLEEHGASFLKHGETSQSLALSDLFTLKDGIVTPVLKAANPSVRANVLHLSTDYSVPIAVAVRSMFSPYFERAIWFQNSSIYHCSMFHASHHVAPVPASEAEIEAEADSVEAVAKASCPLDVVLDRVVLTSTGVLIGCWQVVSGTDPVTIREKLRSALPHAPEKQFYDAAILHTSFARLLGPPTNLPEEAKNLSVLEFFHELVTRLNSQIRGFKLFRRQSLSSGM